One Alphaproteobacteria bacterium DNA segment encodes these proteins:
- the pgeF gene encoding peptidoglycan editing factor PgeF yields MAPITIGAFNDIEGVRHAFFTREGGVSEGLYTSLNCGLGSGDTPDAVRENRKRAMAAIDLPETALTTLYQVHGSKVVELDAPLPEGARPQADALVTRTPGVALGVLSADCVPVLFCDRHAKVIGAAHSGWKGAIGGVLDATVEAMAKLGADPARIVAGIGPCIAQRSYEVGPEFPAPFIAEDEANARFFAPSRKDGHHMFDLRGYVGARLRRVGIGEIQAVPNDTCGEADRFFSYRRACLRGEKDYGRGLSAIALEK; encoded by the coding sequence ATGGCCCCGATCACGATCGGCGCGTTCAACGACATCGAAGGCGTGCGTCACGCGTTTTTCACGCGCGAGGGCGGCGTCAGCGAAGGGCTCTACACCTCGCTCAATTGCGGCCTTGGCTCGGGCGATACCCCCGATGCCGTGCGCGAAAACCGCAAACGCGCGATGGCGGCGATCGATTTGCCGGAAACCGCGTTGACGACGCTCTACCAAGTCCATGGAAGTAAGGTCGTCGAACTCGATGCACCCTTGCCGGAAGGCGCGCGTCCGCAGGCCGATGCGCTGGTGACGCGCACACCCGGCGTGGCGCTGGGCGTCTTGTCGGCCGATTGCGTGCCGGTGCTGTTCTGCGACCGCCACGCCAAGGTGATCGGCGCGGCGCATTCGGGCTGGAAGGGGGCGATCGGCGGCGTGCTCGACGCGACCGTCGAGGCGATGGCGAAACTCGGCGCCGATCCGGCGCGTATCGTCGCGGGTATTGGCCCGTGCATCGCGCAACGCTCCTACGAAGTCGGCCCCGAATTCCCGGCCCCGTTCATTGCGGAGGACGAGGCCAACGCGCGCTTCTTTGCACCCTCGCGCAAAGACGGCCATCACATGTTCGATCTGCGCGGCTATGTCGGCGCGCGTTTGCGCCGCGTGGGTATCGGCGAAATCCAGGCCGTGCCGAACGACACCTGCGGCGAGGCGGATCGCTTCTTCTCCTATCGCCGCGCGTGCCTGCGCGGGGAGAAGGATTACGGCCGCGGCCTGTCGGCGATCGCGCTCGAAAAATGA
- a CDS encoding SAM-dependent methyltransferase has translation MTVHDWMEACLADPEHGYYRRGLRVGAQGDFTTAPEISQIFGEMLSLVLAQIWLDQGADPKAILAELGPGRGTLMHDAARAFAKATKTRPPVHLVEINESFRAAQAAKLAAYAPAWHDDIAALPDKPVLLLANEFFDALPVRQFRRVGATWVERIVTPDFQFADGAEVPPPVAHDVPDGSIVETCPAGEKIAHAIGSRIAKQGGAALIVDYGSPVSGWGDTIQAVRDHKKVDVFDRPGETDLTAHVDFTALARAAERGGCAAHGAVGQGDFLRRVGAHARAASLSAANPAARTNIETALRRLIEPTEMGTLFRVLLLLPKGSAPPIPMDGH, from the coding sequence ATGACGGTGCATGATTGGATGGAAGCCTGCCTCGCCGATCCCGAACACGGTTATTACCGGCGGGGCTTGCGCGTCGGCGCGCAGGGCGATTTCACGACGGCCCCCGAGATCTCGCAGATCTTCGGCGAGATGCTGAGCCTCGTTCTCGCGCAAATCTGGCTCGATCAGGGCGCCGACCCGAAGGCGATCCTCGCGGAGTTGGGGCCGGGGCGCGGCACGCTGATGCACGACGCCGCGCGCGCTTTCGCCAAGGCGACCAAGACGCGCCCGCCCGTGCATCTGGTCGAGATCAACGAGAGTTTCCGCGCGGCCCAAGCGGCCAAGCTCGCCGCGTATGCGCCCGCGTGGCACGACGATATCGCCGCCTTGCCCGACAAGCCGGTGCTGTTGCTCGCCAACGAATTCTTCGATGCGCTGCCGGTGCGCCAGTTCCGCCGCGTCGGTGCCACATGGGTCGAACGGATCGTGACGCCGGATTTCCAATTCGCCGATGGCGCCGAAGTCCCGCCGCCCGTCGCACACGACGTGCCCGATGGTTCGATCGTCGAGACCTGTCCGGCCGGCGAAAAGATCGCGCACGCGATCGGGTCGCGCATCGCCAAGCAGGGCGGGGCGGCGCTGATCGTCGACTACGGATCGCCCGTGTCCGGCTGGGGCGACACGATTCAAGCCGTGCGCGACCATAAGAAGGTCGATGTGTTCGACCGGCCGGGCGAGACGGACCTCACCGCCCATGTCGATTTCACCGCGTTGGCACGCGCGGCGGAACGAGGCGGTTGTGCGGCCCATGGCGCTGTGGGGCAGGGCGATTTCCTGCGCCGCGTCGGGGCGCATGCGCGCGCGGCGTCGTTGAGTGCGGCCAACCCGGCCGCGCGGACGAATATCGAAACGGCGCTGCGGCGCTTGATCGAGCCCACGGAAATGGGCACGCTCTTCCGCGTTCTGCTGCTACTGCCGAAGGGTTCGGCGCCGCCGATACCGATGGACGGACACTGA
- a CDS encoding prolipoprotein diacylglyceryl transferase yields the protein MALAFPDIDPVAIAIGPIAIRWYALAYIAGILGGWRYAGYLNAGPWALVTKERLDDFVVWVTFGVIAGGRLGYVLFYKPGYYIAEPLEALYLWKGGMSFHGGALGVIVAIVLFARKEKISLFRLGDLVTQAVPIGLFFGRLANFVNGELFGRPGDVPWAMVFPHGGPEPRHPSQLYQASLEGLALFAVLFVVGRTQYARARDGFVAGAFLAGYGVARIIGEFFREPDAHLGYLLGPITMGMVLSLPMLAAGAWLMSRPPKPA from the coding sequence ATGGCGCTCGCCTTTCCCGATATCGATCCCGTCGCCATCGCCATCGGCCCGATCGCGATCCGCTGGTACGCGCTCGCCTATATCGCCGGCATTCTCGGCGGCTGGCGTTATGCGGGCTATCTCAACGCCGGGCCCTGGGCGCTGGTGACGAAGGAGAGGCTCGACGATTTCGTCGTCTGGGTGACGTTCGGCGTGATCGCCGGCGGGCGCTTGGGCTATGTGCTGTTCTACAAGCCCGGCTACTACATCGCCGAGCCGCTGGAAGCGCTGTATCTGTGGAAGGGCGGGATGAGCTTCCATGGCGGCGCCTTGGGCGTGATCGTCGCGATCGTGCTGTTCGCGCGCAAAGAGAAGATCTCGCTCTTCCGCCTCGGCGATCTGGTCACGCAAGCGGTCCCCATCGGCTTGTTCTTCGGCCGCCTCGCCAATTTCGTGAACGGCGAATTGTTCGGAAGGCCCGGCGACGTTCCTTGGGCGATGGTCTTCCCGCATGGCGGGCCGGAACCGCGCCACCCCAGCCAGCTCTATCAAGCCTCGCTGGAAGGTTTGGCGCTGTTCGCCGTGTTGTTCGTCGTTGGCCGCACGCAATATGCGCGCGCGCGCGACGGGTTCGTCGCGGGCGCTTTCCTCGCGGGCTATGGCGTCGCGCGCATCATCGGCGAATTCTTCCGCGAGCCGGACGCGCATCTGGGCTATCTGCTCGGGCCCATCACGATGGGCATGGTGCTGTCGCTGCCCATGCTGGCGGCCGGGGCGTGGCTGATGTCGCGCCCGCCCAAGCCCGCGTGA
- the rfaD gene encoding ADP-glyceromanno-heptose 6-epimerase, with the protein MIVVTGGAGFIGSNLLAGLEAQGARELVCVDWFGTGDKWKNVAKRVLADVVRPEELGDFLAARKGKIETIFHMGANSATTETDVDSIVRTNIRATLDLWDWCAANGASFIYASSAATYGDGTQGFDDDSSPAALAKLQPLNPYGWSKHMVDRRVADLLRDKSAARPRQHVGLKFFNVYGPNEGHKGGMRSVVHQVQPVAAKGEAFPLFRSHREGIPDGGQQRDFIWVGDVVDVMLWLRDHPKVSGLFNLGTGHARSFLDLATAVYAALGKNAQIAWRDTPEAIRDKYQYFTQAKMERLRAAGYTRPFTSLEDGVRKYVLDHLVKEDPYV; encoded by the coding sequence ATGATCGTGGTCACCGGCGGCGCCGGCTTCATCGGTTCGAATCTTCTCGCGGGTCTCGAAGCGCAGGGTGCACGCGAACTCGTCTGCGTCGACTGGTTTGGTACTGGCGACAAATGGAAGAACGTCGCCAAGCGCGTGCTGGCCGATGTGGTGCGCCCCGAGGAACTCGGCGATTTCCTCGCCGCGCGCAAAGGCAAGATCGAGACGATCTTCCATATGGGCGCCAATTCGGCGACCACGGAAACCGACGTGGACTCGATCGTGCGCACGAATATTCGCGCCACGCTCGATCTGTGGGATTGGTGCGCGGCCAACGGCGCGTCGTTCATCTACGCGTCCTCGGCCGCGACCTATGGCGATGGCACGCAAGGCTTCGACGACGATTCGTCGCCCGCCGCCCTCGCGAAGCTCCAGCCGTTGAATCCCTATGGCTGGTCGAAGCATATGGTCGATCGGCGCGTGGCCGATCTGCTGCGCGACAAAAGCGCCGCGCGCCCGCGCCAGCATGTGGGTTTGAAGTTCTTCAACGTCTACGGCCCCAATGAAGGCCATAAAGGCGGCATGCGCTCGGTCGTGCATCAGGTGCAGCCGGTCGCGGCGAAGGGCGAGGCGTTTCCGCTGTTCCGCTCGCATCGCGAAGGCATTCCCGATGGCGGGCAGCAGCGCGATTTCATCTGGGTCGGCGACGTGGTCGACGTGATGCTGTGGCTGCGCGACCATCCGAAGGTCTCGGGCCTGTTCAATCTGGGTACGGGCCACGCGCGCAGCTTCCTCGACCTCGCGACCGCCGTGTACGCCGCACTCGGCAAGAACGCGCAGATCGCCTGGCGCGACACGCCCGAAGCGATCCGCGACAAGTATCAGTATTTCACCCAAGCGAAGATGGAGCGCCTGCGCGCCGCCGGTTACACGCGGCCCTTCACTTCGTTGGAGGACGGCGTGCGAAAATACGTGCTCGATCATCTCGTCAAAGAAGATCCTTACGTCTGA
- a CDS encoding accessory factor UbiK family protein — MQTDNKILDDLSRAATGALSAFTAMRQEVEGQMRLVLERWLQTQNLVAREEFEAVKEMASNARIENERLAARLAELESEINRLKSSGA; from the coding sequence ATGCAGACCGACAATAAAATCCTCGACGATTTGTCGCGCGCGGCCACCGGCGCACTTTCCGCCTTCACGGCGATGCGCCAGGAAGTGGAAGGCCAGATGCGCTTGGTGCTGGAGCGCTGGCTGCAAACGCAAAATTTGGTGGCGCGCGAGGAATTCGAGGCCGTGAAGGAAATGGCGTCGAATGCGCGCATCGAGAACGAGCGCTTGGCGGCGCGTTTGGCCGAATTGGAATCGGAAATCAATCGGTTGAAGAGCAGCGGCGCCTAA
- a CDS encoding YbjN domain-containing protein, which translates to MVDVSVQTSEYASNPLDIIEEIVTANEWPFDRSAEEELVAQVPGRWCDYRIYFAWNEDMSALHFSCALDLKLPKHRRGVVAELLALANERLWLGHFDLSGDEGLPTFRHAVPLRGARGATVEQIEDLVDVALSECERFYPAFQYVVWGGKDPAEAVAAACLDPMGEA; encoded by the coding sequence ATGGTCGACGTCTCGGTACAGACTTCCGAATACGCATCTAACCCTCTGGATATCATCGAAGAAATCGTCACCGCCAATGAATGGCCGTTCGATCGTTCGGCCGAAGAGGAGTTGGTGGCGCAGGTTCCCGGGCGCTGGTGCGACTACCGCATCTACTTCGCCTGGAACGAGGATATGAGCGCGCTGCACTTCTCCTGCGCGCTCGACCTCAAACTGCCCAAACATCGCCGCGGCGTGGTCGCGGAGCTGCTGGCGCTGGCCAACGAGCGCCTGTGGCTCGGCCATTTCGACCTGTCGGGCGACGAAGGCCTGCCGACCTTCCGGCATGCGGTTCCGTTGCGCGGGGCGCGCGGCGCCACGGTCGAACAGATCGAAGATCTGGTCGATGTCGCCCTGTCGGAATGCGAGCGCTTCTACCCGGCGTTCCAATACGTCGTGTGGGGCGGCAAGGATCCGGCCGAAGCGGTCGCCGCTGCGTGCCTCGATCCGATGGGCGAAGCGTAA
- a CDS encoding pyrroline-5-carboxylate reductase, with protein sequence MRTSILLIGCGKMGGAMLEGWRADPALGPFVTVEPGDGDAPFRGKKDVTCVKRIDEIPVGFVPDAIIVATKPQVMETVLPPYRAMAAKALVLSIAAGRRIEFLEKHLGDVAVIRTMPNTPAAIGRGISVCVANARASQAQRDLAAKLMGAVGEVGWVDDEALIDAVTAVSGSGPAYVFLLAEAMAAAGVKAGLSEDLATRLARATVSGAGELLRQSTETSAQLRKNVTSPGGTTQAALDVLMGPGGLPDLMEKAVAAAQRRGRELA encoded by the coding sequence ATGCGCACCAGCATTCTGTTGATCGGCTGCGGCAAGATGGGCGGCGCCATGCTCGAAGGCTGGCGCGCCGATCCCGCGTTGGGACCGTTCGTAACGGTGGAACCCGGCGACGGCGACGCGCCGTTTCGCGGCAAGAAAGACGTGACGTGCGTGAAGCGCATCGACGAAATCCCGGTGGGATTCGTGCCCGACGCGATCATCGTCGCGACCAAGCCGCAAGTCATGGAAACCGTGCTGCCGCCCTATCGCGCGATGGCCGCGAAGGCGCTGGTGCTGTCGATCGCCGCGGGCCGGCGGATCGAGTTCCTTGAAAAGCATCTGGGCGATGTCGCGGTCATCCGCACGATGCCCAACACGCCCGCCGCGATCGGACGCGGCATTTCGGTTTGCGTCGCCAATGCGCGCGCCAGCCAAGCGCAGCGCGACCTCGCGGCCAAGCTGATGGGTGCCGTCGGCGAAGTGGGCTGGGTCGACGACGAAGCCTTGATCGACGCGGTGACCGCCGTGTCCGGCTCGGGCCCCGCTTATGTGTTCCTGCTGGCCGAGGCGATGGCGGCGGCGGGCGTGAAAGCCGGCCTCTCCGAAGACCTCGCAACGCGACTTGCCCGCGCCACCGTGTCGGGGGCCGGCGAATTGCTGCGCCAGTCGACCGAAACCTCGGCGCAATTGCGCAAGAACGTCACCTCGCCCGGTGGCACCACCCAAGCCGCGCTGGACGTGCTGATGGGCCCCGGGGGCCTGCCCGACCTCATGGAAAAAGCGGTCGCCGCCGCCCAGCGCCGGGGCCGGGAATTGGCTTAA
- a CDS encoding ribose-phosphate pyrophosphokinase, translated as MKLLAGNSNRPLAEQVAKSLDLQLTHANVRRFADQEVFVEILENVRGEDVFVLQSTSYPANDNLMELLVAIDALRRGSARRITAVLPYYGYARQDRKSGPRTPISAKLVANLITEAGANRVVTLDLHAGQIQGFFDIPLDNLFSAPTFTKDIRERFHGKDLVMVSPDVGGVVRARAVAKRLEADLAIIDKRRERAGVSEVMNIIGDVKGRTCILIDDIVDSAGTLCNAAVALMEEGATEVWAYVVHGVLSGGAVQRVAASPLKELVITDSIVATDAIRATKNIRQIPIAPLLAEAMRRINEERSVSSLFD; from the coding sequence ATGAAACTCCTCGCCGGGAATTCCAATCGCCCGCTCGCCGAGCAGGTGGCCAAAAGCCTGGATCTGCAGCTGACGCACGCCAATGTGCGCCGCTTCGCCGACCAGGAGGTGTTCGTCGAAATTCTCGAAAACGTGCGCGGCGAGGACGTGTTCGTCCTGCAATCGACCTCCTACCCCGCCAACGACAATCTGATGGAATTGCTGGTCGCGATCGATGCGCTGCGGCGCGGTTCGGCGCGACGCATCACCGCGGTGCTGCCCTATTACGGCTATGCCCGCCAGGACCGTAAGTCCGGCCCGCGCACGCCGATCTCGGCCAAGCTGGTCGCGAACCTGATCACCGAAGCCGGCGCCAATCGCGTCGTGACGCTCGACCTGCATGCGGGTCAGATCCAGGGCTTCTTCGATATTCCGCTCGATAACCTCTTTTCGGCGCCGACCTTCACCAAGGACATCCGCGAGCGTTTCCACGGCAAAGACCTCGTGATGGTCAGCCCGGACGTCGGCGGCGTCGTGCGCGCGCGCGCCGTCGCCAAGCGCCTGGAAGCCGATCTCGCCATCATCGACAAGCGCCGCGAACGCGCGGGCGTCTCCGAAGTGATGAACATCATCGGCGACGTGAAGGGCCGCACCTGCATCCTGATCGACGACATCGTCGATTCCGCCGGCACGCTGTGCAACGCGGCCGTCGCGTTGATGGAGGAAGGTGCGACCGAAGTGTGGGCCTATGTCGTCCACGGCGTGTTGTCGGGCGGTGCGGTGCAGCGCGTCGCCGCCTCGCCGCTCAAGGAACTGGTCATCACCGATTCGATCGTCGCCACCGACGCGATCCGGGCGACCAAGAACATCCGACAGATTCCGATCGCGCCGCTGCTGGCGGAAGCCATGCGGCGCATCAACGAAGAGCGTTCGGTCTCCAGTCTTTTCGACTGA
- a CDS encoding 50S ribosomal protein L25/general stress protein Ctc: MATINKLAAEPREGAGKGAARAVRRAGRVPAVIYGEKTTPTLISLDPRDIMREASKTGFFTRLYEVDVAGKTHRVLPRDIQFHPVNDRPEHVDFQRVGSASRVRVEVPVKVENADKSPGLKRGGVVNLVRHTIELWSHPEKIPSKIVIDLGSLDIGDSVHIESIKLPDGVKPTIARNFTVLALRAPSVQKEAEVAPTAAAAEGAAAAAPAAGAAAPAAKAGDAKAAAPAAAAAKPAAKK; the protein is encoded by the coding sequence ATGGCTACCATCAACAAACTCGCGGCCGAGCCGCGTGAAGGGGCTGGAAAAGGGGCCGCCCGAGCTGTGCGTCGCGCGGGCCGCGTGCCCGCCGTGATCTACGGCGAGAAGACGACCCCGACCCTGATCTCGCTCGACCCGCGCGACATCATGCGCGAAGCGTCGAAGACCGGGTTCTTCACCCGTCTGTACGAAGTCGACGTCGCGGGCAAAACCCATCGCGTGCTGCCGCGCGATATCCAGTTCCATCCGGTCAACGACCGTCCGGAACATGTCGACTTCCAGCGCGTCGGCTCGGCGAGCCGCGTGCGCGTCGAAGTGCCGGTCAAGGTCGAGAACGCCGACAAGTCGCCGGGCTTGAAGCGCGGCGGCGTGGTCAACCTCGTGCGCCACACGATCGAATTGTGGTCGCATCCCGAGAAGATCCCGTCGAAGATCGTCATCGATCTCGGCAGCCTCGACATCGGCGATTCGGTGCATATCGAATCGATCAAGCTGCCCGACGGCGTGAAGCCGACGATCGCGCGCAACTTCACCGTCTTGGCGCTGCGCGCCCCGTCGGTGCAGAAGGAAGCGGAAGTCGCCCCGACCGCCGCCGCGGCGGAAGGCGCCGCCGCTGCCGCACCGGCCGCGGGTGCCGCCGCACCGGCCGCCAAGGCCGGCGATGCGAAGGCCGCAGCACCGGCCGCCGCCGCCGCCAAGCCCGCCGCCAAGAAGTAA
- a CDS encoding aminoacyl-tRNA hydrolase, with protein sequence MKLLVGLGNPGPEYARNRHNIGFMALDAIASAFSFGPWKRRFQGETCEGLIGGDKVVALKPLTYMNLSGQSVGEAARFLKIDPRDIVVIHDELDLPPAKLRTKIGGGHGGHNGLKSIDAHLGTKDYVRVRLGIGHPGDKDLVADYVLHDFGKGDMAWVHDMVDAIADNLATLLKGDEAGFMNKIVRALEPPKTK encoded by the coding sequence ATGAAGCTCCTGGTCGGGCTCGGCAACCCGGGCCCCGAATACGCGCGAAACCGGCACAATATCGGCTTCATGGCGCTGGACGCGATCGCGTCCGCCTTCAGCTTCGGGCCGTGGAAGCGCCGCTTCCAGGGCGAGACCTGCGAAGGTCTGATCGGCGGCGACAAAGTCGTCGCGCTGAAGCCGTTGACCTACATGAACCTGTCCGGCCAATCCGTGGGCGAGGCCGCGCGGTTCCTGAAAATCGATCCGCGCGACATCGTGGTGATCCACGACGAGCTCGATTTGCCGCCCGCCAAACTGCGCACCAAGATCGGCGGCGGGCATGGCGGGCATAACGGATTGAAGTCGATCGACGCCCATCTCGGCACCAAGGATTACGTCCGGGTGCGCTTGGGCATCGGCCATCCCGGCGACAAGGATCTCGTCGCCGATTACGTGCTCCACGATTTCGGCAAGGGCGACATGGCCTGGGTGCACGACATGGTCGACGCGATCGCCGACAACCTGGCCACGCTGCTGAAAGGCGACGAGGCCGGCTTCATGAACAAGATCGTGCGCGCCCTCGAGCCGCCGAAAACGAAATAG